Proteins found in one Pseudomonas frederiksbergensis genomic segment:
- the glcC gene encoding transcriptional regulator GlcC → MTNVDVPRRQISDVVTEKIERLIVDGVLKAGQPLPSERRLCEKLGISRSALREGLKALRGRGIIETAQGRDSRVANLNSVRDASPLMLLFGSQPRTLFDLLEVRALLEAESARLAALRGTPAEFAMLTRRYEEMLAAHAQPEGFEAQDHARLDLAFHLSICEASHNPVLLHILQSLTDLMLSTVFASVNNLYHRPPQKRQIDRQHTRLYHAILERLPEQAQRAARNHIYSIRDNLKEIEQDEQRLVRITIRLESWS, encoded by the coding sequence ATGACGAATGTAGACGTACCACGACGCCAGATCAGCGACGTCGTCACGGAAAAGATCGAACGCTTGATCGTCGATGGCGTGCTCAAGGCTGGCCAGCCACTGCCCTCGGAACGGCGCCTGTGCGAGAAGCTCGGCATTTCCCGCTCAGCCCTGCGCGAGGGGCTCAAAGCGCTACGCGGACGCGGAATTATCGAAACCGCCCAAGGCCGCGATTCACGAGTGGCCAATCTCAACAGTGTCCGCGATGCCAGCCCACTGATGCTCCTGTTCGGTTCGCAACCGCGCACCCTGTTCGATTTACTGGAAGTGCGCGCCCTACTGGAAGCGGAATCAGCTCGCCTAGCAGCACTACGCGGCACTCCAGCGGAATTCGCTATGCTGACCCGACGCTATGAGGAAATGCTGGCCGCCCACGCACAGCCGGAGGGCTTCGAAGCTCAGGATCATGCGCGCCTAGACCTTGCCTTCCACCTCTCGATCTGCGAAGCCTCGCACAACCCGGTGCTGCTGCACATCCTTCAGTCGCTCACCGACCTAATGCTCAGCACGGTGTTCGCCTCGGTCAACAATCTCTACCACCGCCCACCACAGAAACGCCAGATTGATCGCCAGCACACTCGGCTCTATCACGCCATACTCGAACGGCTGCCAGAACAAGCGCAACGTGCAGCCCGCAACCATATCTACAGCATTCGCGATAACCTCAAGGAAATCGAACAAGACGAGCAACGCCTGGTGCGCATCACTATACGCTTGGAAAGCTGGTCATAG
- a CDS encoding winged helix-turn-helix domain-containing protein: MTIYLIGGKALFDSNDSYMTSVSDAGHKVLIGSVAGRCFKALLDGNGEVVKKRSIIEKAWGSFGLEVTDNSLVQAIRQMRLAMKAFDLPENALSTVPRIGYTLTVAIEVVPGTNTPAARMPPVNSENRPVAPQQRSRFKMSQALVAGISSIIGFGLGLLVTMTTAST, translated from the coding sequence ATGACCATCTACTTGATCGGGGGGAAAGCTCTATTCGACAGCAATGACTCATACATGACATCCGTGAGTGATGCGGGCCATAAGGTTTTGATTGGAAGCGTGGCCGGCAGGTGTTTCAAGGCCCTACTCGATGGCAATGGAGAGGTGGTCAAAAAAAGGAGCATCATCGAGAAGGCGTGGGGCAGTTTCGGGCTTGAGGTCACCGACAACAGCTTGGTTCAGGCAATCCGGCAGATGCGCCTTGCCATGAAGGCATTTGACCTTCCTGAAAATGCGCTCAGCACAGTACCCAGGATTGGTTACACATTAACCGTAGCTATTGAGGTAGTCCCCGGCACCAACACACCGGCGGCACGTATGCCGCCGGTAAACTCAGAAAATCGACCAGTAGCCCCGCAGCAGCGTTCCAGGTTTAAAATGTCCCAAGCGCTCGTTGCTGGAATTTCCTCGATAATTGGCTTTGGGCTTGGGTTATTAGTCACCATGACAACAGCCAGCACCTGA
- a CDS encoding DUF3313 family protein: MFSLGIKILPIWMAISMLGLSGCAPTKIAIPDDYPQLKASADERDTLIYVKENANLGNYNKFYVAPIVIESDGVGSSNSITKEEAIEIAHYAENRLQLSLGEKLTLAPRPAPGVLSIHFRIIALTPTSKAQIVMMVPPFALVNLLSSKGLFLGSITLAGEVFEGMALEPSVAFVGTRSRPGADATVAFSRLAVAEKIIDQAAVRLAVDLEKARSRRQ; the protein is encoded by the coding sequence ATGTTTTCTCTTGGTATCAAAATCTTGCCAATATGGATGGCTATTTCGATGTTAGGGCTTTCCGGATGCGCACCAACAAAAATAGCAATTCCGGACGATTATCCTCAGCTAAAAGCGAGCGCTGACGAACGCGATACTTTGATATACGTAAAGGAAAACGCCAACCTTGGAAACTATAATAAATTCTACGTGGCGCCTATCGTTATCGAATCTGATGGAGTTGGCAGTTCAAATTCTATAACGAAAGAAGAAGCGATCGAGATCGCTCATTATGCAGAGAACAGACTTCAACTCAGTCTTGGCGAGAAGTTGACGCTTGCCCCCCGCCCGGCTCCAGGCGTGCTGAGTATACATTTTCGAATAATCGCCCTTACGCCAACGAGCAAAGCACAGATTGTAATGATGGTCCCGCCGTTTGCGCTAGTTAATTTATTAAGCTCCAAAGGGCTGTTTCTCGGATCAATTACGTTGGCGGGGGAGGTTTTTGAGGGCATGGCTTTAGAGCCAAGCGTGGCATTCGTTGGAACACGTAGCCGGCCTGGGGCAGATGCAACCGTCGCCTTTTCTCGCTTGGCAGTCGCAGAAAAGATTATTGACCAAGCCGCTGTGCGTTTAGCGGTAGATTTGGAAAAAGCCCGCTCCCGCCGACAATAA
- a CDS encoding OmpA family protein, which produces MFHNNGAELQTAASFALARSQRHGLEGMAQGVTLIEALCSEWSSVWSPMTTVRLDILAWLFAQLQPLLRSLEITAWTLPALVRLDSELERLSMQLARQGQVPLVTLQALCHQVGGLIHRLERNGASGERLPISTRVPEPAFVMPVVILPAHPMPEVPPAASKSHKRSFALWLFAFFVAVALACGFGWFIASQQHPAGAEPVQLDSLSLFDAGSTELKAGSTKVLINALASIQAQSGWLIEIVGHTDTTGNAEQNLQISYAHALAVRDWMQRMGDIPDNCFAVQGAAGSQPITSNDTASGRAANRRVDIRLVPQVEACARPSTGY; this is translated from the coding sequence TTGTTTCACAACAACGGCGCAGAGTTGCAAACCGCCGCCTCTTTTGCCCTGGCCCGCAGCCAACGCCACGGGCTGGAGGGCATGGCGCAAGGGGTGACACTGATCGAGGCGCTGTGCAGCGAGTGGTCCAGCGTGTGGTCGCCCATGACCACCGTGCGCCTGGATATCCTGGCCTGGTTGTTCGCTCAGTTGCAGCCATTGCTACGGAGTCTGGAGATCACTGCCTGGACGTTACCCGCGCTGGTGCGTCTGGACAGTGAGTTAGAGCGACTGTCCATGCAACTGGCGCGCCAGGGACAGGTGCCTCTGGTCACGTTGCAGGCGTTGTGTCATCAGGTCGGTGGGTTGATACACCGTCTAGAGCGTAACGGCGCTTCGGGTGAAAGGTTGCCGATATCAACCAGAGTCCCGGAGCCGGCTTTTGTGATGCCAGTGGTCATCTTGCCCGCCCACCCGATGCCTGAGGTACCACCTGCTGCCTCGAAATCCCATAAGCGCTCCTTTGCTTTGTGGCTATTTGCGTTTTTCGTCGCCGTCGCCCTGGCGTGCGGTTTTGGCTGGTTTATCGCTTCACAACAGCACCCGGCCGGGGCCGAACCGGTGCAGTTGGACAGCTTGTCGCTGTTCGATGCCGGCAGCACCGAACTCAAGGCAGGCTCGACCAAGGTGCTGATCAATGCCTTGGCCAGCATACAGGCTCAATCCGGCTGGTTGATTGAGATCGTCGGGCACACCGACACCACGGGTAACGCGGAGCAGAACCTTCAAATCTCATACGCTCACGCCTTGGCAGTACGCGACTGGATGCAACGTATGGGCGACATCCCCGACAACTGTTTTGCTGTCCAGGGGGCGGCAGGCAGTCAACCGATTACCAGCAATGATACCGCGTCCGGGAGAGCGGCCAACCGCCGGGTGGATATCCGCTTGGTGCCGCAAGTGGAAGCTTGTGCGCGGCCCTCTACAGGCTATTAA